The following are from one region of the Polyangiaceae bacterium genome:
- a CDS encoding efflux RND transporter permease subunit: MSSSPEKPSAPSHRKGAAKAESGSKFTDLFIRRPVIAIVVNLVIIIAGLQAIKSLTVRQYPKSENASITVTTVYVGANADLVKGFITTPLERAIAAADGIDYIESTSTQGVSTITARLELNYDANKALSEISSKVDQVRGDLPPEAQVPIINIESADSRFASAYLSFSSEFLKQNEITDYLVREVQPRLTAVEGVQRADILGARTFAMRVWLKPDRMAAFNISPAQVRQALAANNYLAPVGTTKGALIQVNLSANTDVQDVEGFKKLVIREQDGALVRLEDIAKVELGAENYDTEVRFSGKTAVFMGIWVLPNANSLDVLKRVRAELTDIKKDLPEQIDASIGFDGTEYIQSAIDDVVRTLTETLVLVIVVIFLFLGSIRSVLVPIVAIPVSLIGTIFLMQVFGFTINLLTLLAIVLSVGLVVDDAIVVVENVERNLQLGMKPVQAAKEGARELVGPIISMTITLAAVYAPIGFQGGLTGSLFKEFAFTLAGAVTISGIVALTLSPVMASRLLREGDAEKGLAKYINRGFERIKNTYLRLLSTTLRARPAVYVVWIALGLISLVFFQMSPKELAPKEDQGIIFCILDTPANSTTESLMPSVNKVNEEFQKSEEFDFSFQITSPGGGFSGMRLKPWDKRERNVFQILPEVQQRLKGVAGVSVFAVTPPALPGGGQFPVEFVLTSTQDTEQILGFAKELQQKATESGMFAFPPIIDVKIDQPQSQIVFDRDRVAELGLNMQQVGADIASAVGGNYVNRFSIDGRSYKVIPQIKRQDRLNPDQLKDIYVTGPKGELISLATIATLKNSVEPRSLNRFQQLNAVKLSGVAIRPLDQALGFLEGESAKILPKGYVLEYTGESRQLRKEADGFLPAFNLAVVLIFLVLAAQFNSFRDPLVILGGSVPLAMFGAMIFTFLKMPAPVPFWTDGWTTTLNIYSQVGLVTLVGLVSKNGILIVEFANQLQREGKTKLEAVHEAAGTRLRPILMTTVATVVGHFPLTLVTGPGASARNSIGLVLVSGMAIGTLFTLFVIPSLYVLIAKDHSKETAAEAEVDEEGEGEPATA, encoded by the coding sequence GTGAGCTCCTCCCCAGAAAAACCCTCGGCTCCCTCTCATCGCAAGGGCGCCGCCAAAGCAGAATCGGGCAGCAAATTCACCGATCTGTTCATCCGACGGCCAGTGATCGCCATCGTGGTGAACCTGGTGATCATCATCGCTGGCTTGCAGGCCATCAAGAGCCTCACCGTACGCCAGTACCCAAAGAGCGAAAACGCATCGATCACCGTCACGACGGTTTACGTCGGCGCCAACGCAGACCTGGTCAAAGGCTTCATCACCACGCCCCTCGAGCGCGCCATCGCGGCAGCGGACGGCATCGACTACATCGAGTCGACCAGCACTCAAGGTGTATCGACCATCACCGCGCGCCTCGAGCTGAACTACGACGCGAACAAAGCGCTCAGTGAAATCAGCTCGAAGGTGGACCAAGTCCGCGGCGATCTTCCGCCTGAAGCCCAAGTACCGATCATCAATATCGAGTCTGCAGACAGCCGCTTTGCGTCGGCATATCTCTCGTTCTCCTCGGAGTTCCTGAAACAGAACGAGATCACCGACTACCTGGTGCGGGAGGTCCAGCCGCGCCTGACCGCGGTGGAAGGCGTGCAGCGCGCGGACATCCTCGGCGCCCGTACCTTCGCGATGCGCGTCTGGCTGAAGCCAGACCGCATGGCGGCGTTCAACATCAGCCCGGCCCAGGTGCGCCAAGCGCTCGCCGCCAACAACTACCTGGCGCCGGTCGGCACCACGAAGGGCGCGCTGATCCAGGTCAACTTGTCCGCGAACACCGACGTGCAAGACGTCGAAGGCTTCAAGAAGCTGGTGATCCGGGAACAAGATGGCGCGCTGGTCCGGCTGGAAGACATCGCCAAAGTCGAGCTCGGCGCAGAGAACTACGACACCGAAGTACGCTTCTCCGGGAAGACCGCGGTGTTCATGGGCATTTGGGTGCTGCCCAACGCGAACTCGCTGGACGTGCTGAAGCGCGTGCGCGCCGAGCTGACGGACATCAAGAAGGATCTCCCGGAACAGATCGACGCCAGTATCGGCTTCGACGGCACGGAGTACATCCAGAGCGCCATCGACGACGTCGTGCGTACCCTCACGGAAACGCTCGTCCTGGTCATCGTGGTGATCTTCCTGTTCTTGGGATCGATCCGCTCGGTGCTCGTGCCCATCGTCGCGATACCCGTGTCGCTCATAGGCACGATATTCTTGATGCAGGTGTTCGGCTTCACGATCAACCTGCTGACGCTGCTCGCCATCGTGCTCTCCGTGGGTCTCGTCGTCGACGACGCCATCGTCGTGGTGGAGAACGTCGAACGAAACCTGCAGCTCGGAATGAAACCAGTTCAGGCGGCGAAGGAGGGCGCGCGGGAACTGGTCGGCCCAATCATCTCGATGACCATCACGCTGGCCGCGGTGTACGCGCCGATTGGCTTCCAGGGCGGTCTGACGGGTTCGCTGTTCAAGGAGTTCGCCTTCACGTTGGCGGGCGCCGTCACCATCTCCGGCATCGTCGCGCTCACGCTCTCTCCCGTGATGGCGTCGCGCTTGCTACGGGAAGGCGACGCGGAGAAGGGCCTCGCGAAGTACATCAACCGCGGCTTCGAGCGCATCAAGAACACTTACCTGAGGCTCTTGAGCACCACGCTCCGCGCGCGGCCCGCCGTGTACGTCGTTTGGATTGCCCTCGGCCTGATCTCGTTGGTCTTCTTCCAGATGAGCCCCAAGGAGCTCGCTCCGAAGGAGGACCAGGGCATCATCTTCTGCATCCTGGACACCCCGGCAAACAGCACGACTGAGTCGCTGATGCCCTCGGTGAACAAGGTCAACGAAGAGTTCCAGAAGTCGGAGGAGTTCGACTTCAGCTTCCAGATCACCTCGCCCGGTGGCGGCTTCAGCGGCATGCGCCTGAAGCCTTGGGACAAGCGCGAGCGCAACGTGTTCCAGATCCTTCCGGAGGTGCAGCAGCGCCTGAAGGGCGTGGCTGGTGTCAGTGTATTCGCGGTCACTCCCCCGGCGCTGCCCGGCGGCGGCCAATTCCCCGTGGAATTCGTGCTGACGTCGACGCAGGACACGGAACAGATCCTGGGCTTCGCCAAGGAGCTGCAACAGAAGGCCACCGAGAGCGGTATGTTCGCCTTCCCGCCGATCATCGATGTGAAGATCGACCAGCCCCAGAGCCAAATCGTCTTCGATCGCGATCGCGTTGCGGAGCTTGGACTCAACATGCAGCAGGTGGGCGCAGACATCGCGTCCGCGGTCGGTGGCAACTACGTCAATCGCTTCAGCATCGACGGTCGCAGCTACAAGGTCATTCCGCAGATCAAGCGCCAGGACCGCCTGAACCCCGATCAGCTGAAGGACATCTATGTCACGGGCCCGAAGGGCGAGCTGATCTCACTGGCGACCATCGCTACTCTGAAGAACTCGGTGGAGCCGCGCTCGCTCAACCGCTTCCAGCAGCTCAACGCGGTGAAGCTCTCCGGCGTTGCGATCCGTCCCCTGGATCAGGCGCTCGGCTTCCTCGAAGGGGAGTCCGCGAAGATCCTGCCCAAGGGCTACGTGCTGGAGTACACCGGGGAGTCGCGTCAGCTCCGCAAGGAAGCAGACGGCTTCTTGCCTGCGTTCAACCTCGCGGTGGTGCTCATCTTCTTGGTGCTGGCGGCGCAGTTCAACAGCTTCCGCGATCCACTCGTCATCCTCGGCGGCTCAGTGCCGTTGGCAATGTTCGGAGCGATGATCTTCACCTTCTTGAAGATGCCCGCGCCGGTGCCCTTCTGGACCGACGGCTGGACTACGACGCTGAACATCTACTCCCAAGTCGGCTTGGTGACGCTGGTCGGCTTGGTGTCGAAGAACGGCATCTTGATCGTGGAGTTTGCAAACCAGCTCCAGCGCGAGGGCAAGACCAAGCTCGAAGCGGTCCACGAAGCAGCGGGCACGCGCTTGCGTCCGATCTTGATGACCACCGTCGCGACGGTCGTCGGTCACTTCCCGCTGACCCTCGTCACCGGCCCTGGCGCCTCCGCCCGTAACTCCATCGGCCTCGTGCTGGTGAGCGGTATGGCCATCGGCACCTTGTTCACCTTGTTCGTCATCCCGTCGCTCTACGTGCTGATCGCCAAGGATCACTCGAAGGAAACCGCAGCCGAAGCCGAGGTGGACGAAGAGGGTGAGGGCGAGCCGGCCACCGCCTGA
- a CDS encoding efflux RND transporter periplasmic adaptor subunit, with the protein MFKKVALTIVALLVVVGVIGGAKGAQIAALIQSGKTFVPPPETVTAIEAKEETWEDNLTAVGTVVALQGITVTTESPGVVRDIRFESGEMAKKGALLVRLDTSVEAAQVAQAAAQRNLAKVNLERAEKLQKAGVAAQAELDSAKAQAKQTSAQVGNYGAVLARKIIKAPFTGRLGIRQVDLGEYVTPGAPIVTLQDLTSVYVDFRLPQSQVAVLSQAGLKVRVSSDAFPKEKWEGTIHAVDAAIDSATRNVRVRAIFKNPDERLKAGMFVNVSVVLPTKQKNVVVPATSIQYAPYGDSVFLVVDAKNEDGSPKEGKEAKQAFIRLGERRGDFVAVASGLEANQMVVTSGGFKLKNGMSIVVDNTLQPDAKKNPSPEDK; encoded by the coding sequence ATGTTCAAGAAAGTAGCTCTAACCATCGTCGCCTTGTTGGTCGTCGTGGGCGTGATTGGAGGCGCCAAAGGCGCCCAGATTGCGGCGCTGATCCAGAGCGGCAAGACCTTCGTGCCGCCCCCAGAGACGGTCACCGCGATCGAAGCCAAAGAAGAGACCTGGGAGGACAACCTGACGGCAGTCGGCACCGTGGTTGCGCTTCAAGGCATCACGGTGACAACGGAATCCCCTGGCGTCGTACGGGACATCCGCTTCGAGTCCGGTGAGATGGCGAAGAAGGGCGCGCTGCTCGTGCGCTTGGACACCAGCGTGGAAGCCGCTCAAGTCGCCCAGGCGGCGGCGCAGAGGAACCTCGCGAAGGTGAACCTCGAGCGCGCAGAGAAGCTTCAGAAAGCAGGCGTCGCCGCTCAGGCCGAGCTCGACAGCGCGAAAGCTCAGGCGAAGCAGACGAGCGCTCAGGTCGGGAACTACGGCGCCGTCTTGGCTCGCAAGATCATCAAGGCGCCCTTCACGGGTCGCCTCGGCATCCGCCAGGTCGACCTGGGTGAGTACGTGACCCCTGGCGCGCCCATCGTCACGCTCCAGGATCTAACGAGCGTGTACGTCGACTTCCGCCTGCCGCAGTCCCAGGTGGCGGTGCTCTCTCAAGCAGGCCTGAAGGTCCGTGTCAGCTCCGATGCTTTCCCCAAGGAAAAGTGGGAGGGCACTATCCACGCGGTGGATGCGGCAATCGACTCGGCCACCCGCAACGTGCGAGTTCGTGCCATCTTCAAGAACCCAGACGAGCGCCTGAAGGCCGGCATGTTCGTCAACGTTTCCGTGGTGCTGCCCACCAAGCAGAAGAACGTGGTCGTGCCAGCAACCTCCATCCAGTACGCGCCCTACGGCGACTCGGTGTTCCTGGTCGTCGACGCCAAGAACGAAGACGGGTCGCCGAAGGAGGGCAAGGAGGCCAAGCAAGCCTTCATCCGCCTGGGCGAGCGTCGTGGTGACTTCGTGGCCGTCGCTTCCGGGCTGGAGGCGAACCAGATGGTGGTCACCAGCGGTGGCTTCAAGCTGAAGAACGGCATGTCCATCGTCGTGGACAACACGCTTCAGCCTGACGCGAAGAAGAACCCGAGTCCTGAGGACAAGTAG